In Arachis hypogaea cultivar Tifrunner chromosome 7, arahy.Tifrunner.gnm2.J5K5, whole genome shotgun sequence, the genomic window AAAATTACATGAATCAAATTCTGGTGAAGATCGagaatatttaatttgttatacTCAAATTTGAGGAAGAAGTATAAAAAAATGTAATagtagtagaagaaaaaaaattattctgttgacaaaaatttatgtgttttgtAGTTAAAAATTTGTGCTAATTTATATCTATACTAATATTAAAACAGGACAATTATATGTTCTAAGATGTTTAATTAATTCTATAGGATTTAGAATCTTATGGGACTAATTTTTGGTAAAAGATAGTGTGCtgaaaagtttaaatttaaaaaatttcgataattaaaaaattagatatgtATATTTGATTGGGagttatcaaattaatttttaaatatgatCTTTAAACTATGTGAATTAcgataaattcaaaataattgcGTATTATACAactaaaaatttgtaatttttaataaaaaattatttttttgttattcaacTAAAATATTGCAcactttgaaaataatttatatattatgtaattaaaatttttgtgttttttaacaaaaatttatgtattttttttgttatttaaataaaaattgcatattataaaataatttatgtattatactgctaaaatttttgtatttttcaatgaaaatttttgtgttttttattttatgtttttttattttaattctttttttttcttcatcgtctttttttattatcatcttttttttttactttcttataatttatcttgttttaattttaccgtattaagatgaataaaaaaaagttaaaccaagaaagaaaataaaaaatactgtactaatattataagaaaaaagagaaaaaagaataaaaaagtagccaaaaaaaatccaaaaaaaatacaaagaaaaaaaacattttatgtaaataatttttgttgacttttgatcaacttaattattaaaatttcttATATCTGTATTATTATTCAAAACATTTTTGCCCAAGTTTTTACATGAACAATAAATAGAAATTACacgttttaagaaaaaaaatatattcagaATGAAAAAGTatagtagacaatgaaaatattaaacaatgtgaacaataaatatattagatgttcattttattaggtgtatgaataattattttaatattaaaatttagatgattaaattaaaaatataatatatttttatttaattggtaGTTGTTCATATTATTTAAGTTGATCATTGATTACTtaacatttattatttaaaatttaatttaacatattgataatattttatataattatttaattatatttatttttaaataattatttatgtaattaatataaaaaatagttatttttttttaacgtgATATTAGACACTTAAACGATGGTGTAAAATTTTTACAGCGACatcaaaattaaagttatatatcTAATCTAATACCaaaatagtcacaaaaaaaaaatctaataccaaaattcaatttaattactTTATCCATATGGTAGCGGCATTTTGTTTTTTCTTGCAAAAAATCCGAAACTCTCTCCCTCGTCTCCACCTCTCTCCCACTGAGCTCCCAACCTTTCGGCAATGGCGGCACTATTCGAATCATCATTCGCGACCCCATTGTTCTTCTCTTCCAAcgctaacaacaacaacagtgCTACTTCAAAATCCCCCTCTCACGACCTCCGCTTCCACcacactcacactcacactcacagtcacactccttcttcttcttctccctccctcCAGCCCCAACCCGAACCGGATTCTGACTCGACCCGTGACCGGCGCAGAGCCGTTCGGGTCGCGTGGGAGAAGCTGGTTCGGTGGTCGAGGTCGTGGCGCTCCAAGAACAAAACCGACGTCCTCGAACGCACCAAGAAGGTTCGTTTCTTTGCATCTTTTTTGCACCTTCAACAGATTACGATGTTATTGAGTTACATTACGAAAGTGTGGCATAATTTCTTTCTAGTTTGTAGTTCTTTGGTTTATGATTTATTCATTTTATTGAGCGCTTGATTTGAAAATGGTTTCTCTTTGCTGCATTAAGttcttttaatcatttttaattcttgtatctttatttattcttttattaactgACTATCTATTTGATTACCCATTTTTTCCATGTGACGTCAACTTTAGTCTTGATGCCAGATAAAATCTATATGAACTTTTTTGATAGCTTAGTCACTTGTCTATGTTCGACATGTGTTAGTATCCGATAATCGCAGGGCACCCTTTTTTTCTTGCTAATTTGAAGTCATTTTAGAAGGAATatgaaaataatatttgataAATCTTGAATTGACTTAGTAGTAACAAGTATTGGTGCCAACACGTGACAAGAATGTTTCAAATTGGCTGAACTTAGGTAGTAGTTTATATTGCATTTTGACATTTGTAAATACATGAAAGTCATATAAATCTTGAAAATTTATAGGTTGATACAAGCTCGTGTGCCATATCTATTTGTATCCCTGTCCGTATCATGTCAAGTATCTGTGTTGGTGTCAAATGATTCATATTTAGATAGCTGTTAGAGGACTAATTGGTTTAAGGTGTATCTTTCAAAGACCAAACTGGTAATTCaggctttcttttcttcttggtgATTTTGGAACATCTTGTCCTGGTGTGATTTATTTTTGGATTCGATATAATGTAGTATTATGTTTTTGTAAGTTTGGTTTACTTTCGTTTCTTGTATGGCAATGTTAAATTCTTTCTTTGTTGCGAAGGTGGTTGTGCTTGGAGGGGGTTCGTTTGGGACGGCAATGGCTGCTCATGTTGCAAATAGAAAGGCTGAATTAGAGGTGAACATGCTTGTTCGGGATCCTCAAGTTTGCTTCTCTATCAATGAGAGGCACTGCAATTGGTAGCTACTGTTATTGTTTGTGCTCGTGAATCATGATCATCAAGGTTTAGGGCTTATTTGTTTTCTGTTTGTCTCCTATATCCTGTTTACAAAGTTTTGTGAAGAAAATAGTAAAACTAGAGACTAGAATTTATTGTTTTCCCcattcctttttttttccttcacaaAATTCTGAAAACATGAAATACAAAACATGAACAGAAATCAAATAACTCTTGTAATTGTTTAATTTCATCAGCCATTTATAATTTAAGGTGACTGTTGTCCATTGCAGTAAGTACTTCCCAGATCACTGGCTTCCGGATAATGTAGTTGCCACAACTGATGCAAAATCTGCTTTACTTAATGCCGATTACTGTCTTCATGCTGTTCCTGTTCAGGTCATTTGAAATTGTTCTCAATATTATTTGGATGGTATTTGTAGTAATATGCAGTAAATTTGTACTTCATTAAGTTCGAAAACATTGAATCTTATTTTCTTCGATCACAGTTCAGTGCTTCGTTTCTTGAAAGCGTTGCTGATTATGTAGATCCAAGTTTGCCATTCATATCTCTTAGTAAAGGTCTAGAGCTGAATACACTGAGGATGATGGCTCAAATTATTCCTCAAGCGCTACGGAATCCACGCCAGCCTTTCGTTGCATTATCCGGACCTTCTTTTGCTCTTGAATTGATGAATAAGCTACCGACAGGTGAACTGTGAAATTGCTAACTGCACTGGTGGATTCGCTCGATTGATTATATGATGGTTGAAATTAAATCGATTCGTCTTTTGCATGCATTTTCAAATGGCAGCAATGGTGGTGGCATCTAAAGACAAAAAATTGGCAAATAAAGTTCAGCAGTTACTAGCTTCAAGTCATCTAAGAATCAGCACATCGAGGTAGATCCGTACATGACCTTCAGTATATAAATGAAATTTAGTTTTATACATAATTgacttctttttcattctgttaTGACTCGAGTATTCGTGTTTGATGATGCATAATATAGCcacttttgttctttttttctgaaaaagaaataataattcaTCAACTGTTAAACAACTACATATACAGATTTTGTTGCAAATGTTCAGCTTGTAATCTCTGATAACTCCAGTGATGTTACAGGAGTTGAAATAGCTGGTGCACTCAAGAATGTTCTTGCAATAGCTGCTGGCATAGTAGAAGGTATGAATCTTGGTAACAATTCGATGGCTGCACTTGTTTCACAAGGTTGTTCGGAGATACGATGGCTTGCGACAAAGGTAATTGATCTGGATTTAGGGAGTAATCATGTTCATATTGAGGACTAACTGTAGGTGCAATGCTTTATAGAACTTCTAGTTTGCAAATGGCATAGAATGTGTAGTAACCTTGGGGCTTGTTTAGTTTCTGTTTTCATTTCTTCGTTTTTAACTTCAGTCTTGcctgtttttaaatttttgtgaaggaaaatagaaaacaatattttgttgttttcactattttcatttttttctttacaATTATGAAAATGCACACATTGAAACCCAAAATAGAAACTAAACAGGCCCCAAGGCGTTTTCCATTGGAGCATTTCAGTTCTTTCTTTCAAATGACTGATAGCTAATTTCACTTTCCTCCAATTGTCTTCTGAAGATGGGTGCAAAGCCTACTACGATAACTGGTCTATCAGGAACTGGAGACATCATGCTTACATGTTTTGTTAATCTTTCACGAAACCGAACAGTTGGTGTTCGTCTtggattgggcgagaagcttgaGGACATTCTGAGCTCCATGAATCAGGTATCTAATTAGTTTCAAAGTCTGTAGGATCATATCCAAACTTTTTATACAAATCAAAATGTTTATCCTTGCCATGCGCAGGTAGCGGAAGGTGTCTCGACAGCCGGAGCTGTGATTGCTTTGGCCCAGAAATACAATGTTAAGATGCCAGTGTTGACCGCAGTAGCACGAATTATCGACAATGAACTCACCCCTAAGAAGGCTGTTTTCGAGTTAATGAGCCTCCCCCAGGTTAACCTCACCCCCGTCTTCCGATGAATTATATAACGGCCTTGCATTTAAAGTACAAATTTGATTGGCAATGATTTTTAATGCAGGTTGAAGAAGTATGAAAACCTCATCTCAGCAACTTAGTGGCACCAAGCAACACAATTGTTATTTACCAATTGCTTGTAAGACATGGGTGTCTGCTCAATTCTTTTCACCATTGCACTTTGTATAGCTGAGCCTTTTGAATTTTGATAACAACAATTTTGCAGAAACTGGGATTATTTCCAGCATATACAGTTACTAAAACTATGAGAAATGTGCAgataataatacaataataatCTTACCTTGTTATGGTAGTAAGCAAGAATATGAGCCAAGAATGTGCCTCACTCTATAATTCATATCATTGATTTCAGCTGACTTATGAGCTTCAAAGGCCTAGCATGTCATCCAACACTAAATAATATGCAATCAGTAATTAGATATTATGATACAGATATATATAGTATGACTGTATTATTATATATGAGCTAAAATGTATTTGCATGCTAAAACGTtgagattaaattaattttatgtggATGTAATTATCCCCTACACTCATTTAGAGGAGCAAGTATGTTGTTTTACGCCCGTTGGATGTATTAATTCGAAAATTTCAGTGTGAAAACTTTAAAAGTGATCAACGGTTTGGGATTTTTTTTCCCTTCATTATGTACTAGTTTTTAATAGTCTATTTGTGTTCTAATAATATTTTAACCTTTAATATTAATATAGGGATTTGGCTCCTCTGAAGTTGTTTATTTACTTTAGAGAAAAAAGTAACGCAATCTAAGCCATTGATAACATAAACGGTTTTGatcatcttaaataaataaataataaataaatacattaaaagaaCCTTGAAAATCGTGCAACCAAGTCGTGCAAGTAGCAGTTTCCAAAACTGCGTGATTTTAATCTTTCATCTTTTTTGAATCTTGaataactttttgaaaaatttaataaaaaaataaaattaattaatttaaattgggtcaaaaatattttttattttttattttaatataaaaaaatactcatgtaaatgtactaaatttttttagataaatatactcaattttttttgtaatccattgttttgtttatattttttattatttgtctattctgatgataatatatttttttaaccagtcatacatttaaatttaaactaCAACATTAGACATGAAACAAGCATCATAAACAtataaaaacacataaaaatataaataaattaatttaatgtaTATCAATATAAATTTAGTAGATATCTATTAAACCAACATCACATCATTAGTTATTCTAAACACTCTTTAGTTTGTTCTCAATTAGATTCTTATTTTaagtataaacaaaaaaaattgagtacatttgtctaaaaaaattagtacatttacatgagtatttttttatattaaaataaaaaataaaaaaatatttttgacccaatttaaattaattaattttatttttttattaaatttttcaaaaaattattcgaGATTCATAAAAGATGAAAGATTAAAATCACGCAGTTTTGGAAACTGCTGCTTGCACGATTTGATTGCACGATTTTTAAGGttcttttaatgtatttatttattatttatttatttaagatgatCAAAATCGTTTATGTTATCAATGGCTTAGATTGCGTTACTTTTCTCTCTAAAGTAAATAAACAACTTCAGAGGAGCCAAATCCTTAATATAGATGGTTAAGATGAGGCGTACCACATAATTAACCGCAAAAGTTAGGtcatgaaaataatattataaaatattctgATACTGAATATataataagaaatttaaaaatttctcctataataagaaatttaaaaatttctccTAGCACAATGTGCGCTTCAAACacgtttttaaattttaacagaaAAGATGTTAAATTATCGCCCAGTTTTacagacaattttttttttttttgggtgttgAACAATTACCAAATACTGAAGGGCGTTCGTTGGCTAAGATCACATAAGCTAAAAAAAGTAAAGACAAAAGAtagttatttttgtaaaatatcaAATTAGTGGTCATTCAATTACATATATTGGTGTattaaaataaattcttaaaattgaACACAAGACATTATGATATCTAATGAAGAATATCTTTACAATAATAATTGATAACActttcctctatttcttcttataGGATCCCCAGTAGAGCATATTGAAGGGTAAGCAAAACTAGGGTCAAACTTGCTTGAGCCAATTTATGATAATAACAACAATGATATCATAAATCATAATCCTACAAGACAAGATTTCTTTCCCACCATACTATGCATTTGTGCCAAAAccagttagtttttttttttctttttttttttcctgtttaCTCTCCACTGAAAAGGAATAGGCGAATAGCCATCTTTGAATTGCCTTGAATTTACATGTTGAATGGCAAATCATTGCTTCCtccctctttattttctttttccttttccctATCTTTTTGTTGCTTTTGTTACTTTCTCTTCCTCTTAAGAGTTAAGACCTTCCAAGTAAGTAGTACAAAGAGGCACAACAAAGAATAGAACATGAACATTCTAAGAGCTCTGACATTACCGAAGCTGCTCAAAACGAAAGGAACATGTGTGGCAGAATCATTCCTTCTTGTCTTCCTCCCTATCTTCAAGGCTGAAGACATGACGATCAGCACCCACCAATGTCTTTCGGTCCTTTCTTTCTAGCACAATTGCCATGTCCCCAGTCACCTTAACTGCAGCACCGGCAAGTGCCACAGCTTCCTCATCAAAGTCATCCCCTGTTTCCTCCGAGTATGCATATCTGCACATCCCACATAAAAATTAACTCAAACTGTAAAGAACCTCAATGAGGAAATTAGCATGTAAAATACAAGGGTAATAAGCACTCTCTCTACAGTTTACAAATCTGataatatttgtgaaaattcAATTACTAAAGCATTTGAAATATTCACATTGTAAAAGTCAATAACCATATTTCACAACAGAATGGACTAGTGATTATggctttattaaaaaaattcccCTAAACATGACAAAATTGACCTATTAGTaccttttttattaaataaagatcTTTATAGAATACGAATAATCAGTTCACTATTGAAGTTACATTAAAATATATTGCATCATTTGCAGCCTTACTATTAAAAATACTTGAGGTATTTCCCCGAATTTCTTTACAGTAAAAAATTATACCCTATCATCAAACCACAGCTAAATGATGTCTAAGCAAAGGCTTTAAGCTTAATAAAAGGGAATCAGAATGAACATAGAACAGAATTTATATGGTGTTCTCAAACATGAGAACTATCATAACCTATAATAGCAATTATCCAAAAGACTTAAATATCAGAAATGCAACAAAAGGATAACTAATCGAAAAATAGAAATCCCTACCTGGGTAAAAGATGTTCTCtcgagggaaaaaaaaaaggttgtgAAGAGAAATGAAGACTAAGATAAATATGAAGACTTATGTGCTCACCCATAACATGTTAATCTACTTCATTTCTAAAGAGTTCTCATGTGATGTCTGAATTTATAATTCTATTCTTTCTTCCCATCCTTTTGGCAATACCTGGTTGGATTTTGAGATGGAGCCCATAGAATGCAAATCACTAGCAGGAGAAAGTAAGCCAACAAAGTCCAAAAAGCAGGGATGATCCAAGCTCTTCGCCATAACTCACTCAAAGGGTCAGATGCATTGAAGTACAACTGAAACAAAATAAGTTTAATCATCATAAACAAAGAAAGTGATTATGAAAATATCTTGCTCCTGATTTTTCAGCAACTCCTTTTCTCAGAATTGTTTGATGGGTTCCGACATCAAGCTGA contains:
- the LOC112703326 gene encoding glycerol-3-phosphate dehydrogenase [NAD(+)] 2, chloroplastic, giving the protein MAALFESSFATPLFFSSNANNNNSATSKSPSHDLRFHHTHTHTHSHTPSSSSPSLQPQPEPDSDSTRDRRRAVRVAWEKLVRWSRSWRSKNKTDVLERTKKVVVLGGGSFGTAMAAHVANRKAELEVNMLVRDPQVCFSINERHCNCKYFPDHWLPDNVVATTDAKSALLNADYCLHAVPVQFSASFLESVADYVDPSLPFISLSKGLELNTLRMMAQIIPQALRNPRQPFVALSGPSFALELMNKLPTAMVVASKDKKLANKVQQLLASSHLRISTSSDVTGVEIAGALKNVLAIAAGIVEGMNLGNNSMAALVSQGCSEIRWLATKMGAKPTTITGLSGTGDIMLTCFVNLSRNRTVGVRLGLGEKLEDILSSMNQVAEGVSTAGAVIALAQKYNVKMPVLTAVARIIDNELTPKKAVFELMSLPQVEEV